TTCCTCCGCTTGGCCCCCCCGGGGACAGTTCCAGAAATGTCCAGGGGGGGTCATTGTAAGATGTCTGCTGGATCttaaattatttgttatattagtCGTTGAAGCGTGTGCAGATGCAGTGGGCTGAGGGCCAGAGCCGTGTCGGTTGATGTTCGTAAGGATCTGATGAGGCATCTGAAGTAACAACACTGGAACAGTGTGATGGTGAAAATGAAGGCACTGCCAATTGCACATCCTCGGAATACCCAGTCCCACCATGTGTAAGCATACAGTGCTGAGCGTGTAGAGGAACTGGAGAGGATCCGTGCAGTCCTTTTTGCTAGATTTGTTTCTATCTGTGACTGGTTGAGGTGGTATTCCGTCTGTAGGATCATTCTTTGTGCCAAGTCCAATGTGTCTGCCACAGCTTGTGCGCTGTGTTCGTAGAATGTGTCGTCCCACCATGGGGAGACTTCAGTATCCAGGGGTATTCTCCCTAGGATGTTGATATGACCCATAAAGAAATCCTCTTTTACCTCTAAACAAAAGGAGTGATTGGCAGGACAGGTCAGTCCTCCATACGAGAAGGAACTCATCTCACTGACAACACACCACTGATTGTGGGACACCTGGATTGCGTCAGAATGACCATGTAATGACTGAACATTTATAAGCTTAGTGTCACTGGAAGAAAAAGGTTGTAATGTGTTACATGTGCATATAACATAGTTGTGCATTTCATGACAACATGTGCGACTGGTAAACAAGGTCTCAGTACCCTTCACTGTCATGTAACCAATAAGGTGATCCCATTTTACTATCT
This DNA window, taken from Xyrauchen texanus isolate HMW12.3.18 chromosome 5, RBS_HiC_50CHRs, whole genome shotgun sequence, encodes the following:
- the LOC127643508 gene encoding uncharacterized protein LOC127643508, with amino-acid sequence MTHVTYNISNILSAYVKHCNDDQKTYAWLQTRIDDLISDYKGRLAVQIPPACTKRDLLGNIAGLFGSVNSIANAYKINSQSQFSTWLANQVATGFQHITNSNENIIKAVRSEPQALLLISHTLFNQTRTIEREAACRSYAQDLFNAARQEILDLRLYKTPRHVLNDLMELLDLRRWLTSEKMKGINYSELLSTVMMYTGNECSGCLGFLATFPLIHPDQVFPNSTTIRPIGMVLKDQIVKWDHLIGYMTVKGTETLFTSRTCCHEMHNYVICTCNTLQPFSSSDTKLINVQSLHGHSDAIQVSHNQWCVVSEMSSFSYGGLTCPANHSFCLEVKEDFFMGHINILGRIPLDTEVSPWWDDTFYEHSAQAVADTLDLAQRMILQTEYHLNQSQIETNLAKRTARILSSSSTRSALYAYTWWDWVFRGCAIGSAFIFTITLFQCCYFRCLIRSLRTSTDTALALSPLHLHTLQRLI